In the genome of Microbacterium saperdae, one region contains:
- a CDS encoding DUF7302 family protein — protein MQTIRDPKTGLVMTVPDEVAAHYVASRGPVEDDSPVPAEPQKPAPKRKRTRKR, from the coding sequence ATGCAGACGATCCGCGACCCGAAGACGGGTCTTGTGATGACGGTGCCCGATGAGGTCGCCGCCCACTACGTCGCCTCGCGGGGGCCGGTAGAGGATGACTCGCCGGTCCCCGCTGAGCCACAGAAGCCCGCGCCGAAGCGCAAGCGCACAAGGAAGCGCTGA
- a CDS encoding phage major capsid protein yields the protein MQTYPLTPSQLATVSATELIAFIKSPTLVARRLGEILQAQQFLGNFLLQGRFTITGGAIAVPINEVIRTVRGAEVVAPGAEYKLTPMSQEEYEFYSAVKEGLGTEVTDEQIGRLLRQPIDDAFTFLQTELVFSANDFAMGVIAASITNTVAASGPWTTGKQVYKDALRVKAAVRRQKLGFDIDTVVLPSEQYAEVIPELLDILPKDSGQALTDSFPTVGGITWISDDGDDLPDPLFVDRRRLGGIAREQIPTPEMRHIGGDTGVEVATIRVPEAEKTRLHARNVHVPIVTNPLAGFYVTGTED from the coding sequence ATGCAGACCTACCCGCTCACCCCGAGCCAGCTCGCCACCGTTTCGGCGACCGAGCTGATCGCGTTCATCAAGTCGCCCACGCTCGTCGCTCGCCGTCTCGGCGAGATCCTGCAGGCGCAGCAGTTCCTCGGGAACTTCCTGCTGCAGGGGCGCTTCACGATCACGGGCGGCGCCATCGCCGTCCCGATCAACGAGGTCATCCGCACCGTTCGCGGTGCGGAGGTCGTCGCCCCCGGCGCTGAGTACAAGCTCACGCCGATGTCGCAGGAGGAGTACGAGTTCTACTCCGCAGTGAAGGAGGGCCTCGGCACCGAGGTCACGGACGAGCAGATCGGACGGCTTCTGCGGCAGCCGATCGACGACGCGTTCACCTTCCTGCAGACGGAGCTGGTGTTCTCGGCGAACGACTTCGCGATGGGCGTCATCGCGGCGTCGATCACGAACACGGTCGCCGCATCCGGCCCCTGGACCACGGGCAAGCAGGTCTACAAGGACGCGCTGCGCGTGAAGGCAGCCGTCCGCCGGCAGAAGCTCGGGTTCGACATCGACACCGTCGTTCTCCCGTCCGAGCAGTACGCCGAGGTCATCCCCGAGCTCCTCGACATCCTCCCCAAGGACAGCGGTCAGGCTCTGACCGACTCGTTCCCCACGGTGGGCGGCATCACGTGGATCTCGGATGACGGCGACGACCTGCCCGATCCGCTGTTCGTGGACCGCCGCCGCCTCGGTGGCATCGCTCGCGAGCAGATCCCCACGCCGGAGATGCGTCACATCGGTGGCGACACCGGTGTGGAGGTCGCGACGATCCGGGTCCCGGAGGCGGAGAAGACACGCCTCCACGCTCGCAACGTCCACGTGCCGATCGTCACGAACCCGCTCGCCGGGTTCTACGTCACCGGAACGGAGGACTGA
- a CDS encoding capsid cement protein, giving the protein MVAKSYLPLFRPGDTVTFGVTTAVAAGQVVELGTADSSVAPAAAASAKVVGVAGHDAAVGDKVTVEVAKPIHELKAVGAITRGQRLETAAAGGVRTLAAGTAVFLAITSAADGALVRAIQL; this is encoded by the coding sequence ATGGTCGCCAAGTCCTACCTGCCCCTGTTCCGCCCGGGTGACACCGTCACCTTCGGCGTCACGACGGCGGTGGCCGCCGGCCAGGTCGTCGAGCTCGGCACTGCCGACTCGTCGGTCGCACCGGCCGCTGCGGCATCCGCGAAGGTGGTCGGCGTCGCCGGCCACGACGCGGCCGTCGGCGACAAGGTCACCGTCGAGGTCGCCAAGCCCATCCACGAGCTGAAGGCCGTCGGTGCGATCACCCGCGGCCAGCGTCTCGAGACCGCAGCAGCGGGTGGCGTGCGAACGCTCGCCGCCGGCACCGCCGTATTCCTCGCCATCACGTCCGCCGCGGACGGTGCGCTCGTGCGCGCCATCCAGCTCTGA
- a CDS encoding head maturation protease, ClpP-related yields the protein MNPFRPAGRASVERTPIRAELPTAKTSGSTATLRLYDPIDSWGEWWGVSAKEFTRVLDELPDDITEIRLLINSPGGEVFEGIAIMNALRAHPAKITAVVEGIAASSASFIAAAADELVMMQNSQLYIHNAWAIVLGDAADMRDVADELETSFDRNIASVYASKSGDSVEHWLAEMDKDRFLTAEEAVAEKLADRIEGVGDAEAAKAKFDLSVFARSDGRRAAARADSKTPGSSEPGNPRETEKLNMSDTFLASVRDRLGVTDAEAPEETVLAALDEALTEQVDPTDAAPAASLPEGTIVVDKTAHEKLVNDAAAGRRAMDAIDKQRRDGLIAAALADGRITADSQASWRAQLDTNEDGIAPILASLPKNTAVAVEEIGHSDSGVLSAEDAAYTAIFPTPKEA from the coding sequence ATGAACCCGTTCCGACCCGCAGGGCGCGCCAGCGTCGAGCGGACACCGATCCGTGCTGAGCTGCCGACCGCGAAGACCTCCGGGTCGACGGCGACGCTCCGCCTGTACGACCCGATTGACAGTTGGGGCGAGTGGTGGGGTGTCTCTGCGAAGGAGTTCACCCGCGTGCTCGACGAGCTGCCGGACGACATCACGGAGATCCGCCTCCTGATCAACTCGCCCGGTGGTGAGGTGTTCGAGGGCATCGCGATCATGAACGCGCTCCGCGCGCATCCGGCGAAGATCACCGCGGTCGTCGAGGGCATCGCGGCGTCGTCGGCATCGTTCATCGCCGCGGCTGCCGACGAGCTCGTGATGATGCAGAACAGCCAGCTCTACATCCACAACGCGTGGGCGATCGTCCTCGGCGACGCCGCCGACATGCGCGACGTCGCCGACGAGCTCGAGACGTCGTTCGACCGGAACATCGCGAGCGTCTACGCCTCGAAGTCCGGCGACTCGGTCGAACACTGGCTCGCCGAGATGGACAAGGACCGCTTCCTGACGGCTGAGGAGGCCGTCGCCGAGAAGCTCGCTGACCGGATCGAGGGCGTCGGTGACGCTGAGGCCGCGAAGGCGAAGTTCGACCTGTCGGTGTTCGCGCGATCAGACGGCCGCCGTGCCGCCGCGCGAGCCGACTCCAAGACCCCGGGCTCGTCCGAGCCGGGTAACCCCAGAGAAACGGAGAAGCTCAACATGAGCGACACCTTCCTGGCCAGTGTCCGTGATCGGCTCGGCGTGACCGATGCCGAGGCCCCCGAAGAGACGGTTCTCGCCGCTCTCGACGAGGCCCTCACGGAGCAGGTCGACCCCACCGATGCGGCCCCGGCTGCCTCGCTCCCCGAAGGCACGATCGTCGTCGACAAGACCGCTCACGAGAAGCTCGTGAACGACGCTGCCGCTGGCCGCCGCGCCATGGATGCGATCGACAAGCAGCGTCGCGACGGCCTCATCGCCGCGGCACTCGCTGACGGACGCATCACCGCCGACTCGCAGGCCTCCTGGCGTGCGCAGCTCGACACGAACGAGGACGGCATCGCGCCGATCCTCGCGTCCCTGCCGAAGAACACCGCGGTGGCCGTCGAAGAGATCGGGCACTCCGACTCGGGCGTGCTCAGCGCCGAGGACGCGGCGTACACCGCGATCTTCCCGACCCCGAAGGAGGCCTGA